atgctgttagtttatgaactttgccgttgtaatagtcaaaaaagtgtacgagtttacaaggaaaaatatcctttccgtagaattccaaatcggaaaacttttgttaatattgaaaggcgtctaattttaaggtaatttgcatgcatcatcaggcttagatgcatttttctccaaaaccgttgcttttagcgacgtcaataaagtacaccttttctaagtataaaaggtagggaaaaaggtttttacataccaaaataatatacaccgtggcacgaaaaagttacagagatttaaatgtgttctaatggtcgcttgtggcgccccctagaagaaacaactaaatcgttaataaatttgaattccgtatcctaaaacaccctcaaatatgaaatttcgtgaaattaactcaaagaaatcgaaagatattaaagaaaatgtgatttttttttcaactttaacaccctgtagctccataattatcaacttttggactgagggaagtttagttaaatcgacttatttttactcaaacaatctgcggaattattttggccacgtaattcgaggacaccctgtatatcgcaGAACTGTGAGCATCCCCCATTCTGTTTCTCCTGAATCGCTCGTACTTTAATTATTCATAAAGCTGAATATAAAAAACCTGTACTGATTTTTTTCGTGCTGGAAATGAATTTAGAATTGTAATTTCACTACCATTTGCACAGACATAGTAATCTTCTTAcagtaattaaaactttaatatcgAAGTAATACCTACGTAGGGTGGCACGAATGTTGGCCGTTACTCATTATCAAATAGCTAGTAATAACCTGATATTATCCCGGATGGACCAGCTAAAGAGGGAATTCCTTGTCAGTTACGTAATAATCTTATCATATTATCACTTTCGCGATTTGAGCCTTTGACGAGTTTGATCTGGTCGAAGCGTTATCAAGCTTAGTACTGTCTAGAATTGAAGCTGTATTGCCTTCCATTAGCTATAAGTTCCCTGGATTCCGATGGAGTACCTGGGCTGACACTGGCAGTTGTAGTTGTGGACATGGTTTCTCTTAATTCCAAAGCCTTAATCTCCAATTCGCACCGTTCCATATCCTcttccatgattttttccaaataagcCTCCCCGTTGAGGACTGTTAGCGGGGCCGTTTTGGAATGGGGCGAGTGCACCGAGGCCAACTCGGTCGATTCAACTTTATTAATTCTGTCTTCCCGTTGCTTCTCTAGCAAACGTCTGTGATGTTTGGTAGTTAAACATCCAGTTTCAACGTCCCGCTCCAGTCTGTGACCGCTTCTAGATCTTGTGAGCTGACTTTGAACGTACTCTTGCAGTTCTTGTTCTTCTTTTCTCGaaacgattttatttaatcCTATGAGCAGCACTCCTATGACGGTCACGAAGATTCCGGTCATCGTCAGTTCGTTCCACCAGCCGCCACTTTTCCAGGTCAGAAGGTCGTCAGGTAATAGTCCCGAACCTATCAGAAACAATCCCAAAACGAAGAAGCACACTCCGATGTGCAGGAGACCAATAGAAGAAACTTGGTAGCTCTCAGCCTGGTGGAAACTGTGCCGCCTTTGGGGCAGATGTTCCATGCTGTCCATGCTCATGGTCTTGGAGGACAACCTCCGTTCCAACGCTCTCTTTTTGGCTTCTTGTTCTCTTCGACGCCGCTGGCGCTTGATGGCCATGGCCGAGTGGAGCCCAGCTGACCCGTGCATCTGGAATCCAAGGGAACATAGTCAGTGACGGTTCGTCTGGTGTTCAACTTGTGTTCAAAACAGCATGCTCTGAACACGGTTGGTATACGACTTGCAAAAATAACGTCCCTCGTGCCTGGCTTTCGATCTAGAACAGTCTCTTGTTAAGTCAGTCTTGATACTATTCCCTTTTGTAAAACGGTAATTGCTTTAATAATCCAATTTATCGATCAAACTCGAACTGGCCACATTAATGCCTATTGTAACTACAGTAATTCTGTGTCTGTGCCCAATATTAATCGACGGTTGTTGATATAGTAATTTGAACACCGGTCACGAATGTTAACAACACATTTGATCTAAGTAGCCTCTCAAGGGCTCTTTATATTTACCCACACTGGATCATTTTTACCACATTCCGTATGTATCTATTACAAAGGTCTTGAATCCTCAGATACGGTGAATGTAAGTTCGCCTATTGGAGAATGGTCTAGACATTATACGCACTGCAAAAGGGACATTACTTTTGAGAACTACGCTAAACATAAATGGAAGGCAACATTTACTACAGAATTGCAAACAGCACTTGCCCATCTACTATCTAATTAGAGATTATAAGTAACGTAAATCTGTGGTAAATGATGAAATCCTCAAAGGTTCAATATGCGAATGAACATAAAACTGCAAATGGTTGTTGGGTTTTCCAGAGGCATAGTCAGACCTCacagggggggggggggggggtatgaaaaaatttagatttctaCTGAATAACGTAAAAAATGAGCTGCAAgatttttgatcaattttatgaGTGTCTCTGAAAGGATTTATCCAAATTTAAaagtctaaaaaaaaatttgcaaagctCGTTTCCTTGAAAATTGAGATTTGCAGTTACTCTTTTTTAGCAGCCCTGTTGCTTATAGTATACAGGGCCAAATATGAAGTattgaattttagaattttcgcTCGTCTTTTCCGAAATACAATCTCTTGTagttgttcaaaaattttgcagtgCTGTTTTTTCCCAGGATTATCTATGTTTGTGTGCATCTAGATGCTAACGCAAAGCGAGGACATAATTAAActctaaatgaaaataatatagaaTTGTCATCAAACTTTTAGCTTTAATTACATAAAATGGGTCGCATTTCTCTTATTATTCTCTGCACTTGAGTTCAGCAACAAGGTAGTTTCTGATTACTTTCACCTTAGATCTATATATTTAACCATTCCTCACATTTACAACGTAGGATATTAACATAGATAACTCTGCAATGCGGCTCATTAAGCAGATGGTTCTCACAATGTCGCATCCGACAAGTTCAACGAATTTTGGAGATTATAACTTGTCAAACAGAGAAAATAGGTTGGGGAGCAATGAAGAGTTTATGCAATTACAGTAAATCTTTCTTATTCATACATGACGCCTTTGCCGCATCGTTCGTTTGATGTCCAAATCTTACCCTCATAgactattattaataattttttttctaggtaatttcctgaaatttatttaaatttaaatttaaataaaattggtaGACGCAATAGGAagtgataaaaatgttttcttttttttttttaatgtataacCGTGTGGAAAGTACACGCAGGGAGGGTGTGTGGTAATCTTTTTTTTAGCGCACGATATGGCAACCGCATCAATTGCAATGACTTTACAAATTCACCCCGATCTCAGATGTAATGTTCTGGAATTAAGTGATTGTATACTGAGTCGGTTGGCAAATATCACATCTGTGCGGTAATAACTGTGACACTTCTTTTACACAGTTATGAATTTGATAATTAACTGAAGCCGTCAGAAATAAGGTAATACCCTATGATGGTCTACATTAagtctttattttattaaatagtaTTATTTCGCCAACTTCAACTAAATTCATCAGACTCCAAAGACATCCGGTTAAGTCATGGACAGAGCAAAATTGGTCACTGTGCACTTTTTGATCAAACTTTTTGGTAAAAAGTCTGAAATCCTATTATGGACAACGCGTACGGTGTAAAAACCTTTAGGGTCATCTATATGGCCGAAACATCGGTAATAGTGTGCAGCCGTTAAATAAACTTGGCAGACTTATGAGATGTTTGGACTTTTTGTTGTCTAAAAGTTTTGCCGCTGTAGTTGTTctgaaacaaacaaaaactttttttactttagtCCCAGAGACGTACCCATGCTATGAACGAAATTTGAGAGTAATTTAGATTTAAGAGAGGAAAACGAGAAATCGTTTTTTTGGAGGTCGAGTCTTCACGTCCTTGAGTAAAACAGACCAGAAATAATTAGTAAACGggcaaaaaccaaaataagaACAGCGCTATTTCTTTTCAATCGTTGAATTGGTGTAACACGGTAATTTGAGCAGGTACCATAATGTATACATGAAATAGTGCAATAAAAGCCGCAGTTGCAACCGCAACGTCGACGTAAAATTGAGTTTTCCCGAGTGCAATTGCAATTGAGGTTTAGACAAAATTAGTCGAAAATTAATGCGcataacaattaaaataaattagtgaTATCATATCCCTGTAAACGCGGTGATGGTGctgcatatacagggtccgGCAACAGGATTTGATGAACGGTCCTGAAAAGCTTGTgatcaaaaaacaaatgaagTTATATCTGTCAAAGTGCGATTTCTTGACTCGTTAGATTTTTAGTCAAGTGTGTTATAGCTCGATGAGAAATAAACGTAAAGTGTTTGTAATGTAATGCAGACATACAATTGTTTCCACAATGAATTTCATGTGCCACGCCGCGCACGCAGTCC
This portion of the Euwallacea fornicatus isolate EFF26 chromosome 4, ASM4011564v1, whole genome shotgun sequence genome encodes:
- the LOC136338739 gene encoding uncharacterized protein isoform X1, which produces MHGSAGLHSAMAIKRQRRRREQEAKKRALERRLSSKTMSMDSMEHLPQRRHSFHQAESYQVSSIGLLHIGVCFFVLGLFLIGSGLLPDDLLTWKSGGWWNELTMTGIFVTVIGVLLIGLNKIVSRKEEQELQEYVQSQLTRSRSGHRLERDVETGCLTTKHHRRLLEKQREDRINKVESTELASVHSPHSKTAPLTVLNGEAYLEKIMEEDMERCELEIKALELRETMSTTTTASVSPGTPSESRELIANGRQYSFNSRQY